The following nucleotide sequence is from Phycisphaera sp..
TCGGCCAACATCGGCGTCGGCGGTGTTCAGCCAGAACTGCGAGTAGTCGTAGCAGCTCGTGCGTTCCTTGGTAAGCCACACCGCCCCGCTCTCGCTCTTGCCGAACTTGCCGCCGTCGGCCTTGGTGACCAGCGGCATGGTGAAGCCGAAACTGGCGGCCCGCTTCTCGAGTTCTTCCCTCACCACCACGTCGCCCGCCTCTGTACTCAGCCACGCGGGCCGCTGGCGGGTCATGGGCAGCTCGACCATGAGCCGGCGGATGAGGTCGATGCCCGAGACGATGTTGCCCCACTGGTCGCTGCCGCCGCACTGCACGGTGACCTTCTGGGTCAGGTGCAGGTGGGCGAAGTCGAGGGCTTGGAGGATCATGTAGCTGAACTCGGTGAAGCTGATGCCCTGCTCGCGGCCGTGCAGCCGGTCGCGGACCGAGTCGCGCTGCATCATCTGGTTGACGCTGAAGTGCTTGCCCACGTCGCGCAAGGCGTCGAGGAAGCTGATCTTGCCGAGCCATTCGAGGTTGTTCAGGATGGGTGGCTCGCCAAACCCTGCCCCTGCGAATACGCCGCCGAAGATCGGCCGCTGGGCGTTCACGTTGGCCTCGATCTGCTCGCGACGCATGAGCTGCCGCTCGTCGCTCTTGCCGCTGGGGTCGCCCACCAGCCCGGTGCCGCCGCCCATGACCACCACCGGCTCGTGCCCGGCCCGGGCCACGTGGACCAGGGTCATGATGGGCACCAGGTTGCCGATGGTCAGCGAGTCGGCCGTCGGGTCGAAGCCGCAGTAGATCCGGCGCGGGCCCCCACCGGCCGTGTGGCTCAGGTGCTCGGCCAGGCCTGCCTCGTCGGTGCATTGGTGGAGCAGGCCCCGCCAGCGGAGCTCTTCGAGGAGGTCGATCTGTTTGGAGGTCTCGGGCATGGGCCGAGATGGTATGAGCCCAGCGGCCCGCCGTCGTGGTCTCGCGCTACGGGCACCCAGCGTCGAACTCGTTCTGGAACGCCAGGAAATCGAAGATGGTCAGCACCCCATCGCCGTCGAAGTCGGCCACCGTGAGGTCGCCGGCGTCGAAGGCGTTCTGGAAGCCGAGGAAGTCGAATATGGTCAGCTCGCCGTCGCCATCGATATCGGCGCGGCAGGCGTCGCAGTCGGCCAGCGGGTTGGCCACGATGAACCCCAGGAACGGATCGTCGAAGCCATCCCAGATGCGCTGCTGCACCTCGAATTGGTCGAGTGTGCCCCAGCAGACGTTGCTGGCATCGATGTTGCTCGAACCACCGGTATCGAAGGGCTGGCCGTTGAACACGTCCTGCCCGCGTGTCGCCACGTTGTCCGTGAACACGTTAAATCTTCTCGCATCCGGATCACCAGCAAACGTGGTCCCGGTTGAGCCTACATCGATGAAGACGGCGCCACCATCCGCGGCCATGTTGTCCTCGAACGTGGTCGCCTCGAACACCACACCCGGGCTCCGCAGGAGCACCGCCCCGCCCCGTTCCGCAGCAGTATTGCCCACGAAGACCGAATCGGACACGATCGTGTCGGGGCAGTTGTCAACCAGCAGGCCGCCGCAGTCCATCACGCTCGTGTTGCCCTCGAATCGCACGTCGATCAAGCGAATCCGTTCACTATCATGGAGCGTTATCACGCCGCCAAAGGCAGAGGGGCCTTCGAACATATTGTCTTCGAGAACCACCCGCTCGATCACGACGTTGTTGCATTCGCCCAAGAACATTCCGGAAGACGACGCCAAGAACGTATCAGATGAATTGCGTCGGAAGTCGCTGTCGGTGATCGTCAGATTCTCAACCCTAGAGATCGTCGCACCCGCCCAGCCGTTCTCGAGCACCGAGCACCCGACCAGATCGACATCCGTGCAGTCCGTGATCGCGAGTCCGTTGCGATCGCACTGCTCGATTCGTGATGATTCGATCACGACACGATTGCACCGCGAGAAGGCGAGCCCACGGGACCCGGTTCGGCCTTCCATCACGCTATCAACCACTAAGACGTCGTCAGCATCGAAGATATTCAACGCCTCGGTGGAGTTTGCAATCCCCCGAAACCCGGAAATCTCGTGCCATCGACCGCCACCGACGGACATACCTAGGCCGGCGTTGTCACGTGCCTCCAGGTTCTCGGCATGGAGGCGAAGCTCGCCTTCCAGTTCCGCCCGCACACCCCTAGAACCCGATTGTCGGGCGGTGAGGTCCTTCAAGACTGCCACGCTGAGGTCGAGGTAGACCGAAGCACCGATGCCCAAAGGCCCACCCCCCATCGACACGTCCACGTGTTCGAGGATCGATCCGCCGAGATAGGCCCCAGTGTCCAAGTCGACCTGACCATCGACAGCCAGCGGTGTGAAGTGGATGCCCCGCCACTGGCCCGGGATTGGATCGGTAGCGAGCGCCTTGAAGACGACGGGTTCGGCTTCGGTGCCTCGGGCGATCAGCGTGCCCGCACCGAACGCGGACGAGCCGATGTCCATGCCCAACCCGTCACCGAACTCCACGGTAACGCCCGGCTCGATCGTCAGCGTGGCGTCGTCACCCACGATGATGAGGTTCACGACCCGGTACGGGCTCCCGGCTGCGGTCCAAGTCACGTCATCGAGGATCGGGCCACCAACTACCGTTTGGGCGTGCGAACTCGCCGCGATCACCGAGATCAGGATCCCACCACACCTTGGCGCACCCCACCGATTGTTCATCCCGAGCATGACCTCACCCCATCTCAAAGTGTGAATCCAGACTCCAAGCTTGATACGGTCGTACCCGGCTTGATCCTGCACCACCCGGCCTTCGAGATATTGTAATCAGGCTCTAGCAAATCCGGTCGAGAAAATTTGCTAGCCCCGCTTGGCTATCGGCGCGGCTCCGGAGCCCAATCCTCACCGGTCGCCTGATCAGCCCATTTCCTCATGTCCCGAAGCTCCTGCCACCCCAGCACCTCGGCGTGGCCGTCGAGCATGGCGGTCACGGCCTTGCCGCCATGCCGGAGGCTGACGAAGCCGCTGTTGGTTCCGGGGTTGGCCGCGCGGTCTTCATAGCTATCCTGCCACCCACTGCTGAAGGTCGGCGCTTCGATCCTGAAGAAGCCCTCGGGATCGGGCAGTTCTTCGATGGTGCCGGGACCGCGAAAGCGGGCCGAGGCGAACGCGATGACCTCGGTTGGGCGCGTGGCCTGGTCGTCGCGCTCGAGGAACACCTTGCCGAACACGCGCTGGCTGGTGGTGTCGCCCAGGTGGTTCACGCTCCCGCCGACGTACGCGACGTTCATGCCCAGGCTGGGGTAGAGGCTCACCGTGTAGACGAAGTCATCGCGGCGTTCGCGCAGGGCCGCGAGTGCCTTGGCGTCGCCGTACATGCCTCGGAAGTTGTAGTCGAAGTACGGCGCGAGCCGCCATGGGTACCGCTGGGCGATGAGCGGGTCGCCGATGGGATCGCCCCGGTCGTCGAACGGCGCATGGCGGCCCATCACGTCACGGCGATCGGGCATGCCGGTCAGCAGCCGGCCGCCGTTGTCTTGGGCGTAGAGCTGGAATGCGAGCATCGTCTGCTGGGCGGCGGCGAGCTCGCGCGTGGCCTTGGCCAGCCCCCGGGCGGCCCCCAGGCTGGGCAGCAGGATCGAGATTAGGATCGAGATGATCGCGATAACCACGAGCAGTTCGATGAGCGTAAAAGCGGCATTCTCACGGCGCTGTGACACGGCAGGGCTCCTGCTTTGCTGTCATACAAGAATATTTCTTGACCAACAGCGAGTCCAGCCCAATACTACGCAACTGAGACTCAATCGCAATGCCGCTCGGGTGAGAATCTGCCGCCCGGTTCTTGAAGGAGACCGCCCATGACCCGCACCATCGCCCCCGCCGTCCTGCTCGCTCTCGCCGGTGCCTGCCTCGCCCAGTCCGGCCCGATCTCGCTGAGCTTCGACGAGCCCGTCCGCGACCGCTGGAACTACCCCTTCAGCGCCACCCCCGGCACACGCACCGAGTCGCCCATCTTCGGGGCCACGGGCCTGGCGGGGTTCGACGATCGCGACAGCCAGTTCGTGATCGGCTTCGACACCGGCGGCGACATCCCCACCGGCATGGGCGCCGACGCGTTCCGCGTGGTCTCGGCCAGGGTCACACTGGTGGTCCAGAACGACTTCCAGTTCGCCTACGACGCCACTCAGGACGTGCTGGCGAGTTATTTCCAGAGTGACGATCCCGACTATGTCGAGGACACCACCGCCGGCCGCCCCATCGAGCTCTACGCCACGGGCTATCGCAACGGCATTACCATCGAGAACTGGGAAGAAACCAGCGTGTTCGGCGGTCCGCCCATCGTGCCACCGGCCGAGGGCGCTCGCAACGCGTTTGCCGCGTTCTACGCGGGTGTCGACGACGTGGTCGACTTGTCACGCCAGGTGCGCGAGCGCATCGAGAGCACGCCAATGGCCATCGGCCAGACCACTGATGTGGCCGTAGGTGAGCTGGTGCCGGCCGAGACGGTGTTCACCTTCGACATCGATACCTGCGCCCCGGGGGCCAAGTCGTTCTTCGACGCGTCCTTCGACGCCGGCAAGGTCAACCTGACCGTCACCAGCATGCACAGCGCCGAGCTAGGCTCGACCGCCTTCCCCGCGTTCTTCACGAAGGAGAACGCCCTGAGCCCGATCCTGGGCTACGCCCCTCGCCTGGATATCACCGTCATCGCGGTTGACGACGCCGACCTGACCGGCGACGGCTCGCTGGACATCTTCGACTTCCTGGCCTTCCAGAACGCCTTCGACGCCGACCAGCCCCTGGCCGACTTCAACGGCGACTGTGTGCTGGATATCTTCGACTTCCTGGCCTTCCAGAACGCCTTCGACGCCGGCTGAGCCTCCCTACCCTTCGGCAAGACAGGAGCCAGGAACGCATGCAACACCCCACGACTCACACGGGCGACTCCGAAGCCGCCACCGGCATCGCCGCCACGCTGAAAGACAGCACCTGGGACCTGCACCAGCAGGCCGAGAGCGGCGAGCTCCAGCAGCGGCTAGTAAAAGGTGAACTCGGCCGCGCCGAGTACGCCGCCCACCTGGGCCAGCTCTACCTCGTGCATCGCAAGCTGGAGAGCTGCCTGGACGACGCCGCCGGCACATGCGATCAGGTCAAAGCGCTCAACAGCGAAGAGCTGCGTCATACCGGCAAGCTCGAGGCGGATCTCGCCCATCTGTCGACCGATCCGGCCGACGTGAAACCCGTACCTGCGACTCAGAGCTTCGTGACCTGGATCGAGGCCACCGCGAAGGACAACCCCACCGCCCTCATCGGGGTGCAGTATGTTCTTGAAGGCTCGACCAACGGCAACGGATTCATCGCCAAGAAGATTGGCCCAGCTCTCGATCTGAAGACCGACGGCCTGCGCTACCTCACCAGCTACGGCCCAGCCCAGCGCGAGACCTGGGCCCGCTTTAAGAGCAGGCTGGACACGCTCGACCTCGGGCCCGACGCGCTCGAAAAAGTCGTTGATGCCGCCAAACGCACGTTTGTGGGTGTCCGCGACATCAATAGTGAATTGCTCGAAGTGCTGGCAGGGCACACCAAGTCCGCCGGTGCCTGACAACCAGATCGGATGTCTTCAGCAAGCCCGCGAATCGCGGGCTTATTCGTAGCCACCTAGCACGCCGGCTACGCGTCACTGGCCCTGAACAGCATCTCACGTTTATCCTGATAGGCCGACCAGTCGAACGGCTTCCGGCTGGACTTCGGGTCGCCAGCCAGGAACAACCGAGCCGCGTCGACACCGGCCGCGAACAGGTCGATCATTTCGCCTTCTTCCAGGTTGAAATTGAGCCAATGCACGTCATCCTTGCCGTCACGGTTTGCGTCGAGTTCGATCTCGGCAACCAGCGAGCGGTAATCGGGGTTGCGCCACAAGAAATCAAAATCCGAAGCCTGTCGAGCTGCATTGAACATAGCCCCGCCCATGGTGATCGGGCCAGTGACCCGTGCGGCCTGGGCCCGGCTGCGTCCGAGCTTGGCCCCGAACGTCGGCAACCGCGGTCGCCGCCTTGGTCCAGAGCCCCCCGGTTGGGTGTGGAACAGGCTAATCGGAAAGTTCGACATGAGCCCGCCGTCGAGGAAGATCGCTTCTGCCGGCACCTCGCCGTTGTAGCCCACGCACTCCCGCCATCGGGCCCGCGCCGCGTCCCCCGACGGCAACGGCGCGACGCGCATCGGCTCGAAGAAGTAGGGCACCGACATCGACGCGCGCACGAAGCGGGCGGGGTTCTGCGCCTCCGGCTCGTCGTAGAACAAACCCGCCATTTCGGGAAAAACAATCTTGCTATAGGTCGTGACCTCACTGGACACGATCCGTAGCTTCGCTTGCAGGTCCGCCATGTCCTGGGGCGCGCCGTTGTGTGACATCGAATCGGGCCAGCGGTTCATCTGGGTGTCCAGGTCCGTGACACTCTCCACACCGCACTCCAGCAAGCGCTCGCGGACCCATTCCTCGAACACGACGCCGGGATTGATGCCCCACTCCCCAACAATCTCATCGATATTGCGCAGCACGGCCCGGGTGATCGAATAGCAACCCCGGCGCTTGATAAAGATGTCCCGCACCAGGTCACGCGCGTCGTCGCCGCCATCGACGAACGAGAAAAAATCCATGTCCGAAAGCATTGCCAGCAGCCGCAGTGCCCTCGGCTCGGCGGGAGGCGCGGCCGCGGCCAGCAGGCATGCGCTGATCGCTCCAGCAGAAGTGCCGCCGATGCTGCGAAACCGGATGCCCATCTCTTCGAGTGCCCAGGCGTACCCCACGAGCGCGATGCCCAATACACCGCCGCCCTCCATCACTAGGTCAATATACCGATGGCCGTCACCATCGGTGATGTCAGACACCGCATAGGGACCGCCGCCGCCTAGAGCGGCCATGCTTCGTTCCACACGCGGATCGTTCGTGAATCTGGATACGTCCATGTTCAACTCCTATGTTGGTTCTAACCTGCTGCACCACCATATTCGAGTGCGTAGCCGATCCTAGTAACATCGCCCGTATGCGGGGGTTGGTCATACCCCCAGAATCATGGGCGATCGTCCACGTAGAAAAGAACCGGCGCCCCTTAAAGAAAAGGAGTGCCGATTGGGTGTTGAACACGACCAGATGTAGGACCCGATTCCCGGGATCAGCGCGCCTTAGCAGCCCGCCGCGAACAAGTTCTGGAATTCCAGGAAGTCGAAAAGCGTCAGCACGCCATCACCGTCGAGGTCTGCCGACAGATCCCCCAGCGCGAAGGCGTTCTGGAACGCCAGGAAGTCGAAGATGTCCAGGCTTCCGTCGCCGTCAAAGTCGGCGATGCAGCCACCCACGGCATCACGGAACCGGGCCGTCATGAACAATGCCGGCGTGACGTTGGTCGCCGCAACGGCATCACCGTCGCACGCGCTATCGAAAGCAAACAGGCCGCCATCGACCGTCACCCCATCAACGGTGGTCGGGTCAAAGAACAGCGACTGGCGGCTCGAAAGCACATCCGCAACCAGGCGGTACTGGCGAGCCGGCAGCAATGTCGTATCGACGTTGAAGTGCGCGCGATCGTTGTTCGGGTTGGTGCTCAGGTTGAATCGTTCGGCAACCACCGGCGCTTCGGTCACGTCCCACAAGACAACGTTCGCGAGTTCACCCTGGCAATCCGAGGCACCCCGGAGCTGGCCATCGATGATGATCTGGGTCATCCGCTTGGGCCCGGTGGCGTCGGTCGTGTCCAAGTCGACGCCAACAAACGCCGGCGAACCCAGCGGGGTCGGCCGGTTCATGCCCATCGCGGGGTCGGCCTTGATGAGCTCCCGTCCGGCGGTGAACATCATGTTCGGATCGCCATCGGGCGCGAACGTCTCGCCGTCGATCACGACGGTTCCCGAGCGGAACACGACGACCTCACGGTCGGCCAGGGTTGCGATGTCGATGTCGCCCAGCGCCGAGTTCACCAGACGATCGACTCGCCGATAGCCGATCTCGGGCAGGCCCGGGAAGTCGACGATCAGCGACACCTCGAGGTCCCGCGTTGGATCGCCCGGGAATGGGTCGGCCGGCAGGGCCAGGTGCACCGGGTACTCGTCTTGGTTGAGGTAGCCCGCCGAGCTGGTCAGGAACTTCATGCGGTGGACCGTATCGCCCTCGATGTCGAGGATGACGTTGGCGCCGTACTGGGTTTCGAGTCCGCGCTCGATCGTGTCGTCATCGGTCATCGCTCGCACGCGGATGTACCGCTTCTGTTCTTCGGGCGTCGAGTTGTCATACAGCGTGTTCTCGTAGAAGCGGCCACGCTCCAGCCAGTTGCCCAGCGCACAATCGAGGTCGCCATCACGGTCCCAGTCGGCGTACGCGGGCGTCGCGCTGGTGCGGTGGCTCGAGGGGATGTCGGTCGTGGCGACGGTGTAGCGGGCCTCGCCGGTTTCCATGAGCTGGTTCTGGCGGAACACGCTGCGGCTGGTGAAGTCCAGGTCGCCATCGTTGTCCCAATCGACCACGCTGATGCCGAGATCGAGCCCGATGAACGGGCTGTCAATCGCGCCCGTGCGCTCGAAGTAGGTCCCGTCGCCGCGATTCTCCCACAACTTGATGCCAGGGCCGGTGTAGATCGCGATCAAGTCGTAGTCGCCGTCCAAGTCATAATCGAGGAACGCGATGCCCTCTTCCAGGAACGTCGAGAAGCGGATGCCGCTGGATCGTTCGGCCATGAAGTTGAACGATGGATCGCCCACGGTCGAGTTGTTCTGGTACATGTGCCCGTTGCAATACCAATCCAGGTCGCCATCGAAATCGACATCGACGAACTGGGCCCCCTCGCTCCGCGCGCTGGCCGGCGGCGGGTTGAGCAGGCCCGCTTCTGCCGTATCTTCGTCGAGCACGTACTCGCCCCCCGGCCCGACGGGCCCGAGGTTGTCGAAGAAGTAGTTCCCGTGATTACCGAAGGCCCACGCTGGGTACACCGGCAGGATCATGTCCATGTCGTTGTCGGCATCGACATCGGCAAAGCAGATCGCCTCGCCGTGGGCGTTGCAGGGCTGCACGTCGACCA
It contains:
- a CDS encoding VCBS repeat-containing protein; amino-acid sequence: MLKTTDRAAALLALAGGVLALCSASVVADPISGPFTVEVNDLGVLTASPSGALRTYDGDIFHLADAGGQGIIEWSGYQYMVGGEVRRFVASGTEGDWLNRPAVEAVSSEFTPERAVTVTRTPHLEIHTEAWFDGSELIVSTTFTNTSDERVRGMFFSRECRTMDAVDTTFPADWSQEVPVAADGVSRRLWMLDDILPGAVAQVTWSYTNTSEVDGPDDPDTDVPLSLWTSPAFPSGLIYGFTNGISWGDYDADGWPDVFACQGGELWRNQEGNGWLMVDDLDRLLPFAQRRYGSSFGDYNNDGLPDIATSPRDFPGDTCMHLLRNDGDLNFVDIMLDRSLVDVQPCNAHGEAICFADVDADNDMDMILPVYPAWAFGNHGNYFFDNLGPVGPGGEYVLDEDTAEAGLLNPPPASARSEGAQFVDVDFDGDLDWYCNGHMYQNNSTVGDPSFNFMAERSSGIRFSTFLEEGIAFLDYDLDGDYDLIAIYTGPGIKLWENRGDGTYFERTGAIDSPFIGLDLGISVVDWDNDGDLDFTSRSVFRQNQLMETGEARYTVATTDIPSSHRTSATPAYADWDRDGDLDCALGNWLERGRFYENTLYDNSTPEEQKRYIRVRAMTDDDTIERGLETQYGANVILDIEGDTVHRMKFLTSSAGYLNQDEYPVHLALPADPFPGDPTRDLEVSLIVDFPGLPEIGYRRVDRLVNSALGDIDIATLADREVVVFRSGTVVIDGETFAPDGDPNMMFTAGRELIKADPAMGMNRPTPLGSPAFVGVDLDTTDATGPKRMTQIIIDGQLRGASDCQGELANVVLWDVTEAPVVAERFNLSTNPNNDRAHFNVDTTLLPARQYRLVADVLSSRQSLFFDPTTVDGVTVDGGLFAFDSACDGDAVAATNVTPALFMTARFRDAVGGCIADFDGDGSLDIFDFLAFQNAFALGDLSADLDGDGVLTLFDFLEFQNLFAAGC
- a CDS encoding prepilin-type N-terminal cleavage/methylation domain-containing protein — its product is MSQRRENAAFTLIELLVVIAIISILISILLPSLGAARGLAKATRELAAAQQTMLAFQLYAQDNGGRLLTGMPDRRDVMGRHAPFDDRGDPIGDPLIAQRYPWRLAPYFDYNFRGMYGDAKALAALRERRDDFVYTVSLYPSLGMNVAYVGGSVNHLGDTTSQRVFGKVFLERDDQATRPTEVIAFASARFRGPGTIEELPDPEGFFRIEAPTFSSGWQDSYEDRAANPGTNSGFVSLRHGGKAVTAMLDGHAEVLGWQELRDMRKWADQATGEDWAPEPRR
- a CDS encoding biliverdin-producing heme oxygenase; the protein is MQHPTTHTGDSEAATGIAATLKDSTWDLHQQAESGELQQRLVKGELGRAEYAAHLGQLYLVHRKLESCLDDAAGTCDQVKALNSEELRHTGKLEADLAHLSTDPADVKPVPATQSFVTWIEATAKDNPTALIGVQYVLEGSTNGNGFIAKKIGPALDLKTDGLRYLTSYGPAQRETWARFKSRLDTLDLGPDALEKVVDAAKRTFVGVRDINSELLEVLAGHTKSAGA
- a CDS encoding right-handed parallel beta-helix repeat-containing protein; this encodes MTWTAAGSPYRVVNLIIVGDDATLTIEPGVTVEFGDGLGMDIGSSAFGAGTLIARGTEAEPVVFKALATDPIPGQWRGIHFTPLAVDGQVDLDTGAYLGGSILEHVDVSMGGGPLGIGASVYLDLSVAVLKDLTARQSGSRGVRAELEGELRLHAENLEARDNAGLGMSVGGGRWHEISGFRGIANSTEALNIFDADDVLVVDSVMEGRTGSRGLAFSRCNRVVIESSRIEQCDRNGLAITDCTDVDLVGCSVLENGWAGATISRVENLTITDSDFRRNSSDTFLASSSGMFLGECNNVVIERVVLEDNMFEGPSAFGGVITLHDSERIRLIDVRFEGNTSVMDCGGLLVDNCPDTIVSDSVFVGNTAAERGGAVLLRSPGVVFEATTFEDNMAADGGAVFIDVGSTGTTFAGDPDARRFNVFTDNVATRGQDVFNGQPFDTGGSSNIDASNVCWGTLDQFEVQQRIWDGFDDPFLGFIVANPLADCDACRADIDGDGELTIFDFLGFQNAFDAGDLTVADFDGDGVLTIFDFLAFQNEFDAGCP
- a CDS encoding patatin-like phospholipase family protein; protein product: MDVSRFTNDPRVERSMAALGGGGPYAVSDITDGDGHRYIDLVMEGGGVLGIALVGYAWALEEMGIRFRSIGGTSAGAISACLLAAAAPPAEPRALRLLAMLSDMDFFSFVDGGDDARDLVRDIFIKRRGCYSITRAVLRNIDEIVGEWGINPGVVFEEWVRERLLECGVESVTDLDTQMNRWPDSMSHNGAPQDMADLQAKLRIVSSEVTTYSKIVFPEMAGLFYDEPEAQNPARFVRASMSVPYFFEPMRVAPLPSGDAARARWRECVGYNGEVPAEAIFLDGGLMSNFPISLFHTQPGGSGPRRRPRLPTFGAKLGRSRAQAARVTGPITMGGAMFNAARQASDFDFLWRNPDYRSLVAEIELDANRDGKDDVHWLNFNLEEGEMIDLFAAGVDAARLFLAGDPKSSRKPFDWSAYQDKREMLFRASDA
- the tyrS gene encoding tyrosine--tRNA ligase, translated to MPETSKQIDLLEELRWRGLLHQCTDEAGLAEHLSHTAGGGPRRIYCGFDPTADSLTIGNLVPIMTLVHVARAGHEPVVVMGGGTGLVGDPSGKSDERQLMRREQIEANVNAQRPIFGGVFAGAGFGEPPILNNLEWLGKISFLDALRDVGKHFSVNQMMQRDSVRDRLHGREQGISFTEFSYMILQALDFAHLHLTQKVTVQCGGSDQWGNIVSGIDLIRRLMVELPMTRQRPAWLSTEAGDVVVREELEKRAASFGFTMPLVTKADGGKFGKSESGAVWLTKERTSCYDYSQFWLNTADADVGRFLKIFTLLDRAEIEEVLQRHEREPSRRYAQKVLAKQAVTLRYGEGEARGAMQAAEALFSGGVESLGLDALEAAIADAPSINHPRAMLGADGGGGVPLLDLLIAAGLASSKREAREFLAAGAIRVNGKPHDGSHPITAADLLHDRLTVLKRGKKKQAVVRWVD